A DNA window from Streptomyces asoensis contains the following coding sequences:
- a CDS encoding XdhC family protein codes for MREILPVLNGWYAAGEPFGLATVVAVDGSAPRGPGAAMAVGPDGEILGSVSGGCVEGAVFELAREAVTAGEARLETFGHGDDDAFAVGLTCGGEITLLIRPVTPRLDPSFGAVAESVAAGEPVTVALVTDGPAPRGAALAVWPDRTSGSLGSDGLDAAVTADARGGLALGVTGVRRYGPGGRRREDSVAVFLHSFAPPPRMLVFGAIDYATAVARIGEFLGYRVTVCDARPAFATARRFPPGAEVIVEWPHRYLRGTHTDDRTVICVLTHDPKFDVPLLEVALRGPAAYIGAMGSRRTHDERRARLAAAGLTDGELARLRSPVGLDLGARTPEEVAVSVAAEIVALRWGGSGAPLTTTAGAVHPPG; via the coding sequence GTGCGTGAGATCCTCCCCGTGCTGAACGGGTGGTACGCGGCCGGGGAGCCGTTCGGGCTGGCCACCGTGGTCGCCGTGGACGGCAGCGCGCCGCGCGGACCGGGCGCCGCGATGGCGGTGGGCCCGGACGGCGAGATCCTGGGCAGCGTCTCCGGCGGCTGCGTCGAGGGTGCGGTGTTCGAACTGGCCCGGGAGGCGGTGACGGCGGGCGAGGCCCGGCTGGAGACCTTCGGCCACGGCGACGACGACGCGTTCGCCGTCGGCCTGACCTGCGGAGGCGAGATCACCCTGCTGATCCGGCCCGTGACACCCCGCCTGGACCCTTCGTTCGGGGCGGTGGCCGAGTCGGTCGCGGCGGGCGAGCCGGTGACCGTGGCCCTGGTCACCGACGGCCCCGCGCCCCGCGGCGCCGCTCTCGCCGTATGGCCGGACCGGACCTCGGGCTCGCTGGGCTCGGACGGTCTGGACGCCGCCGTCACGGCCGACGCGCGCGGCGGGCTCGCCCTCGGCGTCACCGGCGTGCGGCGCTACGGGCCGGGCGGCCGGCGGCGGGAGGACTCCGTCGCCGTGTTCCTGCACTCCTTCGCGCCCCCGCCGCGCATGCTCGTGTTCGGCGCGATCGACTACGCGACCGCCGTGGCCCGGATCGGCGAGTTCCTGGGCTACCGGGTCACCGTGTGCGACGCCCGGCCGGCCTTCGCCACCGCGCGGCGCTTCCCGCCCGGCGCCGAGGTGATCGTGGAGTGGCCGCACCGGTATCTGCGCGGCACGCACACCGACGACCGCACGGTGATCTGCGTGCTGACCCACGACCCGAAGTTCGACGTACCGCTGCTGGAGGTGGCGCTGCGCGGGCCCGCCGCTTACATCGGGGCGATGGGCAGCCGCCGTACGCACGACGAGCGCCGGGCGCGACTGGCCGCGGCCGGACTCACCGACGGCGAGCTGGCCCGGCTGCGCTCCCCCGTCGGGCTGGACCTGGGCGCCCGCACGCCCGAGGAGGTCGCGGTGTCGGTGGCCGCCGAGATCGTCGCCCTGCGCTGGGGCGGCAGCGGGGCGCCGCTGACCACGACGGCGGGCGCCGTGCACCCGCCGGGGTGA
- a CDS encoding metallophosphoesterase family protein encodes MRLLMMADTHLPKRAKALPGPLLDELPLADVVIHAGDWVDTETLDLLESRSRRVLGVYGNNDGPALRARLPEVARAELGGLRFGVVHETGSAQGREARCAARFPDLDVLVFGHSHIPWDTTAPGGPRLLNPGSPTDRRRQPYCTYLTATAADGRLTDVVLHRLPPR; translated from the coding sequence GTGCGTCTTCTGATGATGGCCGACACCCACCTCCCCAAGCGCGCCAAGGCACTGCCCGGGCCGCTGCTCGACGAGCTCCCGCTCGCGGACGTGGTGATCCACGCGGGGGACTGGGTCGACACGGAGACCCTCGACCTGCTGGAGAGCCGGAGCCGCCGGGTCCTCGGCGTGTACGGCAACAACGACGGACCCGCCCTGCGCGCCCGGCTGCCCGAGGTCGCCCGCGCGGAACTGGGCGGGCTGCGGTTCGGCGTCGTGCACGAGACGGGCTCCGCCCAGGGCCGGGAGGCCCGGTGCGCCGCACGCTTCCCCGACCTCGACGTCCTGGTCTTCGGGCACAGTCACATCCCGTGGGACACCACCGCCCCGGGCGGGCCGCGCCTGCTCAATCCCGGCTCCCCGACCGACCGCCGCCGCCAGCCCTACTGCACCTACCTGACCGCGACCGCGGCCGACGGCAGGCTCACGGACGTGGTCCTGCACCGGCTGCCCCCGCGCTGA
- a CDS encoding glycosyltransferase family 2 protein, which yields MPVKVSVIVPVHNPGPYIEECLASLLRQSLPPDEYEVIFVDDGSTDATPARLDAAAADDGRIRVVHQENSGWAGKPRNVGIDLSRGEYVMFVDDDDHLGDEALERMYAYGVANDADVVVGKMAGKGRSVPVELFRLNRPHATVANAPLIDSLTPHKMVRRAFLDRTGLRFPEGRRRLEDHVFVTEAYLRAGNVSVLSDYVCYYHVRRDDAANAGLQRFDPVGYFKNLREALDVVERYTEPGPLRDRLFRRWLRVEMVERLRGRRFLGLPEDYRRHLFDEIHSVVVERFGPGVAAPLQPAQRVVAALAAEGRYDDVVAFAQWEAGVALAVDPEDVEWRGGTLRITFAAELTHDGAPMTFPSAGGSPQWPPHDVAEAVRWLGTDIVGRFDRAVPDLLLRERVGAAQYFQPVDVVRETVPAGGDGSLVRLVLRATATVDPASALSGGPAGEGLWDVFVRLGLGGWTKELRLGPAHRHGRPAPPAAVVAGRVVLPYWTDRYASLALDVGHAGNRLGLGRVAAGDVTVTGERLHVVLPLHVPEAAGVLLRLTAAKSGGSREVFGTLSPGGRMAAALPVADLTGRTWLTTVCLTPDADGARFHPLPFALHVDADGVLVVPAPQPGGARRLARRMRRAAYRALGRITARRK from the coding sequence ATGCCGGTCAAGGTCAGCGTCATCGTCCCCGTCCACAACCCCGGTCCCTACATCGAGGAGTGCCTCGCCTCGCTGCTGCGGCAGTCGCTCCCGCCGGACGAGTACGAAGTGATCTTCGTCGACGACGGCTCCACCGACGCCACCCCGGCCCGGCTGGACGCGGCCGCCGCCGACGACGGCCGGATCCGTGTCGTCCACCAGGAGAACTCCGGCTGGGCCGGCAAGCCCCGCAACGTCGGCATCGACCTCTCCCGCGGCGAGTACGTCATGTTCGTCGACGACGACGACCACCTCGGCGACGAGGCCCTGGAGCGGATGTACGCCTACGGGGTCGCGAACGACGCCGACGTCGTCGTGGGCAAGATGGCCGGCAAGGGGCGCTCGGTGCCGGTGGAGCTGTTCCGCCTGAACCGCCCGCACGCCACCGTCGCGAACGCGCCGCTGATCGACAGCCTCACCCCGCACAAGATGGTCCGCCGGGCGTTCCTGGACCGCACCGGCCTGCGCTTCCCCGAGGGACGGCGGCGGCTGGAGGACCACGTCTTCGTGACCGAGGCCTATCTGCGGGCCGGCAACGTGTCCGTGCTCAGCGACTACGTCTGCTACTACCACGTCCGGCGCGACGACGCCGCGAACGCGGGCCTCCAGCGGTTCGACCCGGTGGGGTACTTCAAGAACCTGCGGGAGGCCCTCGACGTCGTCGAGCGGTACACCGAGCCGGGCCCGCTGCGCGACCGGCTGTTCCGGCGGTGGCTGCGCGTGGAGATGGTCGAGCGGCTGCGCGGCCGGCGCTTCCTCGGCCTGCCCGAGGACTACCGCAGGCACCTGTTCGACGAGATCCACTCGGTCGTCGTCGAACGGTTCGGGCCGGGGGTGGCGGCGCCGCTCCAGCCCGCCCAGCGGGTCGTGGCCGCGCTGGCCGCCGAGGGGCGCTACGACGACGTCGTCGCCTTCGCGCAGTGGGAGGCGGGCGTCGCGCTCGCCGTCGACCCCGAGGACGTCGAGTGGCGGGGCGGCACGCTGCGGATCACGTTCGCCGCCGAGCTGACGCACGACGGCGCTCCGATGACGTTCCCGTCCGCCGGGGGCTCCCCGCAATGGCCGCCGCACGACGTCGCCGAGGCGGTGCGCTGGCTGGGCACGGACATCGTGGGCCGGTTCGACCGGGCGGTGCCCGACCTGCTGCTGCGGGAACGGGTCGGCGCGGCGCAGTACTTCCAGCCGGTGGACGTGGTCCGCGAGACGGTGCCGGCGGGCGGCGACGGCAGCCTGGTGCGGCTCGTGCTGCGCGCGACCGCCACCGTCGATCCGGCCTCGGCGCTGAGCGGCGGCCCGGCGGGCGAGGGCCTGTGGGACGTGTTCGTGCGCCTCGGCCTGGGCGGCTGGACCAAGGAGCTGCGGCTCGGCCCGGCGCACCGGCACGGCCGACCCGCCCCGCCCGCCGCGGTGGTAGCGGGGCGCGTGGTGCTGCCGTACTGGACCGACCGGTACGCGAGTCTCGCGCTGGACGTCGGCCACGCGGGCAACCGGCTGGGGCTCGGCCGGGTGGCGGCCGGGGACGTCACCGTCACCGGGGAACGGCTGCACGTGGTCCTGCCGCTGCACGTCCCCGAGGCCGCCGGCGTGCTGCTGCGGCTGACGGCGGCGAAGTCCGGCGGCTCCCGCGAGGTCTTCGGGACGCTCTCCCCGGGCGGCCGGATGGCGGCGGCCCTGCCCGTCGCCGACCTGACGGGCCGCACCTGGCTGACGACGGTGTGCCTCACCCCGGACGCCGACGGGGCGCGCTTCCACCCGCTGCCCTTCGCGCTGCACGTGGACGCGGACGGTGTCCTCGTCGTTCCGGCGCCGCAGCCCGGCGGCGCGCGAAGACTGGCCCGCAGGATGCGACGCGCCGCCTACCGGGCGCTCGGCCGGATCACGGCACGGAGGAAGTGA
- the rfbC gene encoding dTDP-4-dehydrorhamnose 3,5-epimerase translates to MRPLGIEGAWVLEPRVLPDGRGSFHEWFREPEFRAATGHGLGLAQANCSVSRRGVLRGVHFSDVPPGQAKYVTCVRGAVLDVVVDLRVGSPGFGRWEAVRLDDVTRHAVFLAEGLGHAFLALGDEATVVYLCSTGYAPEREHGVHPLDPGLGIDWPRGVEPVLSPRDAAAPSLAEARASGLLPSYASCRDHYRALRLSG, encoded by the coding sequence ATGCGGCCGCTGGGGATCGAGGGCGCCTGGGTGCTGGAGCCGCGGGTCCTGCCCGACGGGCGGGGCAGCTTCCACGAGTGGTTCCGCGAGCCGGAGTTCCGCGCGGCCACCGGCCACGGTCTGGGGCTCGCCCAGGCGAACTGCTCCGTCTCGCGCCGGGGCGTCCTGCGCGGCGTCCACTTCTCGGACGTCCCGCCGGGTCAGGCCAAGTACGTGACCTGTGTGCGGGGCGCGGTGCTGGACGTGGTCGTCGATCTGCGGGTGGGCTCGCCCGGGTTCGGCCGGTGGGAGGCGGTCCGGCTGGACGACGTCACCCGGCACGCGGTGTTCCTCGCCGAGGGCCTCGGACACGCCTTCCTGGCCCTCGGGGACGAGGCCACCGTCGTCTACCTGTGCTCGACCGGATACGCGCCCGAGCGGGAGCACGGCGTGCACCCGCTCGACCCCGGCCTGGGCATCGACTGGCCGCGCGGGGTGGAGCCGGTGCTGTCGCCGAGGGACGCGGCGGCGCCGTCGCTGGCCGAGGCGCGGGCCTCGGGGCTGCTGCCCTCGTACGCCTCCTGCCGGGACCACTACCGCGCGCTGCGCCTCAGCGGCTGA
- a CDS encoding class I SAM-dependent methyltransferase yields MKRHEFLRELHKVTANRNYLEIGVNDGRSLRLSRVPSIAVDPAFKVTSELRCDVHLVRATSDDFFARRDPLAHLRGGRHPLRNLARGRHPLGHWRRATLDLAFIDGMHLFEFALRDFINVERHCDWSSVIVLDDMLPRGVDEAARDRHTTAWTGDVYKLTEILSRHRPDLVIVPVDTEPTGQLVVFGADPRNPVLRRRYHEIVAEYEVPDPQKVPEDVLERVRAVRPGTLLRAGFWKPLVRARNRGLDRSRGWEPLRGALERAAVSR; encoded by the coding sequence GTGAAACGCCATGAGTTCCTGCGGGAGCTGCACAAGGTCACCGCCAACCGCAACTACCTGGAGATCGGTGTCAACGACGGCCGCAGTCTGCGGCTGTCCCGCGTCCCGAGCATCGCGGTCGACCCCGCGTTCAAGGTGACCTCGGAGCTGCGCTGCGACGTGCACCTGGTGAGGGCCACCAGCGACGACTTCTTCGCCCGCCGCGACCCCCTCGCCCATCTCAGGGGCGGCCGCCACCCGCTGCGCAATCTGGCCCGGGGCCGCCATCCCCTCGGCCACTGGCGCCGCGCCACCCTCGACCTGGCCTTCATCGACGGCATGCACCTGTTCGAGTTCGCGCTGCGCGACTTCATCAACGTCGAGCGGCACTGCGACTGGTCGAGCGTGATCGTCCTGGACGACATGCTGCCCCGGGGCGTCGACGAGGCCGCCCGCGACCGGCACACCACCGCCTGGACCGGCGACGTCTACAAGCTCACCGAGATCCTGTCCCGCCACCGCCCCGACCTGGTGATCGTGCCGGTCGACACCGAGCCCACCGGACAGCTCGTGGTCTTCGGCGCCGACCCCCGCAACCCGGTGCTGCGCCGGCGGTACCACGAGATCGTCGCCGAGTACGAGGTCCCCGACCCGCAGAAGGTCCCCGAGGACGTCCTGGAACGGGTGCGCGCGGTACGGCCCGGGACGCTGCTGCGGGCGGGTTTCTGGAAGCCCCTGGTGCGGGCCCGCAACCGGGGCCTGGACCGCTCCCGGGGCTGGGAGCCGCTGCGCGGGGCGCTGGAGCGGGCGGCCGTCAGCCGCTGA
- the rfbD gene encoding dTDP-4-dehydrorhamnose reductase has protein sequence MRWLVAGAGGMLGRDTVQELLRRGEDVTGLDRTALDVTRPTSVAAAFGAHRPDVVVNCAAHTAVDDAETDDARALLVNGEGPRLLAAACAAHGARLVHVSTDYVFDGTARTPYAEDHPPSPRTAYGRTKLAGERAVRAVLPDASVIVRTAWLYGVHGRSFVRTMLDLEARRDTVDVVDDQRGQPTWSADVAVRVADLGPLAGRGASGVFHATAAGEATWYDLAREVFRLTGADPDRVRPVTGDHHPRPAPRPAYSVLSHGRWREAGLPPPRDWRTALRQALPLIRGASPEPVPSEEPEESLRETP, from the coding sequence GTGAGGTGGCTGGTCGCGGGCGCCGGCGGGATGCTCGGCCGGGACACCGTGCAGGAGCTGCTGCGGCGCGGCGAGGACGTGACCGGCCTCGACCGCACCGCCCTCGACGTCACCCGGCCCACGTCGGTGGCCGCGGCGTTCGGCGCGCACCGGCCCGACGTGGTCGTCAACTGCGCCGCCCACACGGCCGTCGACGACGCCGAGACCGACGACGCACGCGCGCTGCTGGTCAACGGCGAGGGACCCCGCCTGCTCGCCGCCGCCTGCGCCGCGCACGGCGCCCGACTGGTCCACGTATCCACCGACTACGTCTTCGACGGCACGGCCCGCACCCCCTACGCGGAGGACCATCCGCCGTCCCCCCGGACCGCCTACGGCCGCACCAAACTGGCCGGCGAACGGGCCGTCCGCGCCGTGCTCCCCGACGCCTCGGTCATCGTGCGCACCGCCTGGCTCTACGGCGTCCACGGCCGCAGCTTCGTGCGCACGATGCTCGACCTGGAGGCCCGCCGCGACACCGTCGACGTCGTCGACGACCAGCGCGGTCAGCCCACCTGGAGCGCCGACGTCGCCGTGCGCGTCGCCGACCTCGGGCCGCTGGCCGGGCGCGGCGCGAGCGGCGTCTTCCACGCCACCGCGGCCGGCGAGGCCACCTGGTACGACCTGGCCCGCGAGGTGTTCCGGCTGACCGGCGCCGACCCGGACCGGGTGCGCCCCGTCACGGGCGACCACCACCCCCGTCCGGCGCCCCGCCCGGCCTACAGCGTGCTGTCGCACGGCCGGTGGCGCGAGGCCGGCCTGCCGCCGCCGCGGGACTGGCGCACGGCGCTGCGACAGGCGCTCCCGCTGATCCGCGGGGCGTCCCCCGAACCGGTGCCGTCCGAGGAGCCCGAGGAGTCCCTTCGTGAAACGCCATGA
- the rfbB gene encoding dTDP-glucose 4,6-dehydratase produces MNLLVTGAAGFIGSAYVRGLLARDPAVRVTVLDKLTYAGNPANLPTGHPRLEFTHGDICDADLVDRVTAGADQVVHFAAESHVDRSIDGAGAFVRTNVLGTQTLLDAALRHGVGPFVHVSTDEVYGSIETGAWTEEQPLSPNSPYAASKASSDLIALAHHRTHGLDVRVTRCSNNYGPRQYPEKVIPLFVTNLLDGEQVPLYGDGRHVRDWLHVEDHCRGVDLVRTKGRPGEVYNLGGGTQLSNRELTGLLLDACGAGWDRVRHVEDRKGHDLRYCVDWTKARDELGYRPRHDFTAGLAGTVAWYRDHRDWWEPLRPQARTP; encoded by the coding sequence ATGAACCTCCTCGTCACCGGGGCCGCCGGATTCATCGGCTCGGCGTACGTGCGCGGCCTGCTGGCCCGCGACCCGGCCGTCCGCGTCACCGTCCTGGACAAGCTCACCTACGCCGGAAACCCCGCCAACCTGCCCACCGGCCACCCCCGCCTGGAGTTCACGCACGGCGACATCTGCGACGCCGACCTCGTGGACCGGGTGACGGCCGGCGCCGACCAGGTCGTCCACTTCGCGGCCGAGTCCCACGTCGACCGCTCCATCGACGGCGCGGGCGCCTTCGTGCGCACCAACGTCCTCGGCACCCAGACGCTCCTGGACGCGGCCCTGCGGCACGGCGTCGGTCCCTTCGTGCACGTCTCCACCGACGAGGTCTACGGCTCCATCGAGACCGGCGCCTGGACCGAGGAGCAGCCGCTGAGCCCCAACTCGCCGTACGCCGCCTCCAAGGCGTCCTCCGACCTGATCGCCCTCGCCCACCACCGCACCCACGGCCTGGACGTCCGCGTCACCCGCTGCTCCAACAACTACGGCCCGCGCCAGTACCCCGAGAAGGTGATCCCGCTCTTCGTCACGAACCTCCTGGACGGCGAGCAGGTCCCCCTGTACGGCGACGGACGCCACGTCCGCGACTGGCTGCACGTCGAGGACCACTGCCGGGGCGTCGACCTCGTGCGCACGAAGGGCCGCCCCGGCGAGGTGTACAACCTGGGCGGCGGCACCCAGCTGAGCAACCGCGAGCTGACCGGTCTGCTCCTCGACGCCTGCGGGGCGGGCTGGGACCGGGTCCGGCACGTCGAGGACCGCAAGGGCCACGACCTGCGCTACTGCGTCGACTGGACGAAGGCCCGCGACGAGCTCGGCTACCGGCCCCGGCACGACTTCACCGCCGGTCTCGCCGGGACGGTCGCCTGGTACCGCGACCACCGCGACTGGTGGGAACCCCTGCGCCCGCAAGCGCGCACGCCGTGA
- a CDS encoding glucose-1-phosphate thymidylyltransferase, whose protein sequence is MKALVLSGGAGTRLRPITHTSAKQLVPVANKAVLFYGLESIAAAGVTEVGVIVGDTAAEIREAVGDGSRFGLDVTYIPQDRPLGLAHAVIVARDFLGDDDFVMYLGDNFIVGGITDLVDEFRRTRPDAQILLTRVRDPRAFGVAELDPAGQVVGLEEKPAHPRSDLALVGVYLFTPAIHDAVRAVRPSGRGELEITDALQQLIDTGARVRSTIIKGYWKDTGNVVDMLEVNRTVLEGVERRIEGEVDDSSETVGRVVVEAGARVVNSRLVGPVLLGAGSEVRDSYIGPFTSVGENCRITDSELEFSIVLRDSSIEGVGRIENSLIGRHVEVTPATGVSSAHRLVLGDHSKVQIHP, encoded by the coding sequence ATGAAGGCTCTCGTGCTGTCCGGCGGCGCCGGGACCCGCCTGCGGCCGATCACCCACACCTCGGCCAAACAGCTCGTGCCGGTGGCCAACAAGGCCGTCCTCTTCTACGGCCTGGAGTCCATCGCCGCCGCCGGTGTCACCGAGGTCGGGGTCATCGTGGGCGACACGGCGGCGGAGATCCGCGAAGCCGTCGGCGACGGCTCCCGCTTCGGCCTCGACGTCACCTACATCCCGCAGGACAGGCCGCTCGGCCTGGCCCACGCGGTGATCGTCGCGCGGGACTTCCTCGGCGACGACGACTTCGTGATGTACCTGGGCGACAACTTCATCGTCGGCGGCATCACCGACCTCGTCGACGAGTTCCGCCGGACCCGCCCCGACGCCCAGATCCTCCTCACCCGCGTCCGTGACCCCCGCGCCTTCGGCGTGGCCGAGCTGGACCCCGCCGGACAGGTCGTCGGCCTGGAGGAGAAGCCCGCGCACCCCAGGAGCGACCTCGCGCTGGTCGGCGTCTACCTCTTCACCCCCGCGATCCACGACGCCGTCCGCGCCGTCCGGCCGTCCGGACGCGGTGAGCTGGAGATCACCGACGCCCTCCAGCAGCTGATCGACACCGGCGCCCGGGTGCGCTCCACGATCATCAAGGGCTACTGGAAGGACACCGGCAACGTCGTCGACATGCTGGAGGTCAACCGGACCGTGCTGGAGGGCGTCGAGCGGCGCATCGAGGGCGAGGTCGACGACTCCTCCGAGACCGTCGGCCGGGTCGTCGTGGAGGCGGGCGCCCGCGTGGTGAACTCGCGTCTGGTCGGACCGGTCCTGCTGGGCGCGGGCAGCGAGGTCCGCGACTCCTACATCGGCCCCTTCACCTCCGTCGGCGAGAACTGCCGGATCACCGACAGCGAGCTGGAGTTCTCCATCGTGCTGCGCGACTCCTCCATCGAAGGCGTGGGCCGCATCGAGAACTCGCTGATCGGCCGGCACGTCGAGGTCACCCCGGCGACCGGGGTGTCCAGCGCCCACCGGCTGGTGCTCGGCGACCACAGCAAGGTACAGATCCACCCATGA
- a CDS encoding DUF6479 family protein, whose amino-acid sequence MDTFASVFVAASGRSALATVAFIAVGLVLVGGLIWAFRLGFKVRSREPAPPAPHEQPRRPGTAPAHETHRTREPNAMPEPTDGERLTPHQLRPTGSRDSADQRRPRWEEGSGG is encoded by the coding sequence ATGGACACCTTCGCCTCCGTCTTCGTCGCGGCATCCGGAAGGTCCGCGCTGGCCACCGTCGCCTTCATCGCCGTCGGGCTCGTCCTCGTCGGCGGTCTGATCTGGGCGTTCCGGCTCGGTTTCAAGGTCCGCAGCCGCGAGCCCGCGCCCCCGGCGCCGCACGAACAGCCCCGCAGGCCCGGGACCGCCCCGGCCCACGAGACCCACCGCACCCGCGAACCCAACGCGATGCCCGAGCCCACGGACGGCGAACGCCTCACCCCGCACCAACTGCGGCCCACCGGCAGCCGGGACAGCGCCGACCAGCGCCGCCCCCGCTGGGAGGAGGGCTCCGGCGGCTGA